From the genome of Candidatus Micrarchaeia archaeon, one region includes:
- the purM gene encoding phosphoribosylformylglycinamidine cyclo-ligase encodes MKSYSEAGVDVNKVKSMQNMINRTIFAGKQGALVGHYAGIVDLRGRRLAIHTDGVGSKVLVAQAMGKYDTVGIDAIAMNVNDIICVGATPLAGVDYLALSSEDSGLVEEILKGLMAGAQESGIEIVGGETAILPDIIKGDGRPFDLAFTAIGEIERELITGAAIKPGGVVIGLESSGLHSNGYTLARQVLEVKKWGAEMLAPTRIYVKPVLEMMSSCRIDGLAHITGGAFSKLTRLNKECGFVLDNMPKPAPVFQALAKEVEEREMYRTFNMGVGMCVVASEGNTDQVIRIAKKYGIKADAIGRITAGQPGVWLEKEGKRTKLD; translated from the coding sequence TTCCGAGGCAGGCGTGGACGTGAATAAAGTGAAATCCATGCAGAACATGATAAACCGGACCATATTCGCTGGCAAGCAGGGCGCCCTTGTGGGGCATTACGCCGGCATAGTGGATTTGCGCGGCCGCAGGCTCGCCATACACACCGACGGCGTCGGGAGCAAGGTGCTAGTTGCGCAGGCCATGGGCAAATACGACACTGTGGGCATAGACGCGATAGCGATGAACGTGAACGACATAATATGCGTCGGCGCCACGCCCCTCGCAGGCGTTGACTACCTGGCCCTTTCGAGCGAGGATTCAGGCCTGGTGGAGGAGATACTCAAGGGCCTCATGGCCGGCGCCCAGGAGAGCGGGATAGAGATAGTGGGCGGAGAGACCGCGATACTCCCGGACATAATAAAGGGCGACGGACGCCCTTTTGATCTTGCGTTCACTGCGATAGGGGAAATAGAGCGCGAGCTGATAACCGGAGCCGCGATAAAGCCCGGGGGCGTCGTAATCGGGCTGGAAAGCTCGGGCCTGCACAGCAACGGGTACACGCTCGCGCGCCAAGTTCTCGAAGTGAAAAAATGGGGCGCGGAGATGCTGGCGCCCACGCGGATATACGTGAAGCCTGTGCTCGAAATGATGTCCTCGTGCAGGATAGACGGGCTCGCGCACATAACAGGGGGGGCGTTCTCAAAACTCACGCGCCTGAACAAGGAGTGCGGCTTTGTCCTGGACAACATGCCCAAGCCGGCGCCGGTGTTCCAGGCGCTCGCGAAAGAGGTCGAGGAGCGCGAGATGTACCGCACGTTCAACATGGGCGTGGGCATGTGCGTCGTCGCATCCGAGGGCAACACGGACCAGGTAATCCGCATCGCGAAGAAATACGGAATCAAGGCTGACGCGATAGGGCGCATAACTGCAGGGCAGCCCGGCGTGTGGCTCGAGAAGGAAGGGAAAAGAACCAAGCTGGACTGA